A genomic window from Osmia bicornis bicornis chromosome 6, iOsmBic2.1, whole genome shotgun sequence includes:
- the LOC114880438 gene encoding kinesin-like protein KIF13A isoform X2: MATDKIKVAVRVRPFNRRELELGTQCVVEMSGQQTVLQHPTTMDKIERNKPKTFAFDHCFHSLDPSAENFASQEVVFDALGRDILDNAFQGYNACIFAYGQTGSGKSYTMMGSGENKGIIPRLCDNLFDMIAKQQSLELTYKVEVSYMEIYNEKVHDLLDPKPNKQSLKVREHNVLGPYVDGLSQLAVTSFQDIDNLMAEGNKSRTVAATNMNSESSRSHAVFSVILTQTLTDSKSGVSGEKVSRMSLVDLAGSERAVKTGAVGDRLKEGSNINKSLTTLGLVISKLADQNSGSNKNKDKFVPYRDSVLTWLLKDNLGGNSKTVMVATISPAADNYEETLSTLRYADRAKRIVNHAVVNEDPNARIIRELRQEVETLKEMLLHATGQGSIVGQQRTDITEKLSESERLMKEMSQTWEEKLVKTERLQHERQQALEKMGISVQASGIQVEKNKYYLVNLNDDPSLNELLVYYLKERTLVGGRSAKTDQDIQLHGLGILPEHCVITIEESGLYMTPLNGARCFVNGTQVVEKTPLLHGDRIVWGNHHFFRVNCPRSATAINSEPQTPAQNIDYNFAREELMLNELSNDPIQRAIARLEKQHEEDKQVALEKQRQEYERQFQQLRNILSPSTPYSPYVPYDPLRGSQSGKMHACTPTTQMRVEKWAQERDEMFKRSLGQLKADILKANALVQEANFLAEEMGKQTKFSVTLQIPPNNLSPNRKRGAFVSEPAILVKRINTGSQVWTMEKLENKLVDMRDMYEDRKDPNCQRPPVMKDELPGKTQDPFYESQENHNLIGVANIFLEVLFHDVRLDYHTPIISQQGEVAGRLQVEISRISGHFPQDRICEAASESSADSTSSEPEDYSGSSHITCRVTIKQATGLPLSLSHFVFCQYMFYGHPEPIVVPAVDNTEQLNSNCQMGQRDSLVFKFDHTTDFNVPITEEFMEHCSEGALSIEVWGHRSAGFSRSKPGWEVEQQLAKARSLADRWSELTRKIELWVEIQELNEQGEYSPVDVVVKQDMWTGGIYQLRQGQQRRIQVRVKPVQNSGTLPIICQSILNIAVGSVSVRNRLQIPLDSYQDEDLRILREKWSEALMRRRQYLDQQIQKLINKQDKTEQDIEREQSLVDQWVSLTEERNAVLVPAAGSGIPGAPADWNPPAGMEPHIPVLFLDLNADDLSTHQSGEEVSVTGLNSILPKEHGNKFYSLPIIRHVEKDVCAIAAWDSSIHDNIHLNKVTDANERVFLILKTTVRLSHPAPMDLVLRKRLALNIYKRQSITDRIFKKIVRTDCLTQTGVTYEVVSNIPKASEELEDRESLAQIAASGEDNSLCDGETYIEKYTRGVSAVESILTLDRLRQSVAVKELLQAQGQPLMRKTASVPNFSQVLLPLRRLGRTIMRSDTSMDSLNVTRSESVTDLNTELNGLLHSRRASTGHTRNEENFVSTPSKPFGIGSILNSARPTFLNLNLNLNSLTRLQQSTSAKSSPNMVGSKLALRMTTLHEETSNVGNQLPTPINDEDEEKSDADYSEYDSYQAPAKPVKPLTSSRTLDSLVELQSTKINTPSMSSSGYGSQAVSTTNLTSEDSISVKSISVDETPDLEYRNLLEGKKPERMDSSLVEETPEEYMGEVTNALGNLNVMESSCNEERTRKNLEETGAYMDADMDSPVSSTKSDSDANSNSTNATVQKKDAPSQSLSNRRKSDMEISQTSNSGEDSPLEGSSVVHTKLPPGKVVRRRKASANTGRPTSSQHRASFPMVRPQVSESKAAARLEQSMQPSMPYENGDNSSSERIDDDVSEKSSTFGSRHDLSRVETLLPDWVIVGESVLVRPYSYSGVIAYVGPTEFASGTWIGVELDAPTGKNDGAVNGHRYFTCRPKCGIFVKVDKLIQDKRGRALRNYTFTLPQSAPMRRSVSRGEGLHSLHRSRSRGEGLSTTGTRSSPRGK, encoded by the exons GAACAAACCGAAAACGTTCGCGTTCGATCATTGTTTCCATTCGCTGGACCCAAGTGCAGAAAATTTCGCGAGCCAGGAGGTGGTGTTCGACGCCCTGGGACGTGATATTTTGGACAATGCATTCCAGGGTTACAACGCCTGCATCTTCGCTTATGGGCAAACTG GGTCTGGGAAATCGTACACGATGATGGGAAGCGGCGAGAACAAAGGCATCATACCACGTCTTTGTGACAACTTATTCGACATGATCGCGAAACAACAGAGTTTAGAACTCACGTACAAGGTTGAAGTATCGTATATGGAGATCTACAACGAAAAGGTGCACGACCTGCTTGATCCAAAGCCGAACAAACAGTCGCTCAAAGTGAGGGAACACAATGTCCTAGGACCGTACGTGGATGGACTAAGTCAACTTGCAGTCACATCCTTTCAG GATATTGACAATCTGATGGCGGAGGGGAATAAATCGAGAACGGTGGCAGCGACAAATATGAATTCCGAGAGTTCTCGTTCGCACGCGGTCTTCTCTGTGATCCTTACGCAGACATTGACGGATTCGAAGAGCGGGGTGAGCGGGGAGAAGGTATCCAGGATGAGTTTGGTGGACTTAGCGGGGAGCGAAAGGGCTGTGAAAACTGGAGCAGTAGGCGATAGGCTTAAAGAAGGAAGCAATATAAACAA atcCCTAACGACGTTGGGTCTAGTCATTTCAAAGCTGGCGGATCAGAATTCCGGAAGTAATAAGAATAAGGACAAATTTGTGCCGTACAGGGATTCTGTTCTCACGTGGCTGTTAAAG GATAATCTCGGTGGAAACAGTAAAACAGTGATGGTGGCTACTATATCTCCAGCGGCGGATAACTACGAGGAAACCCTTTCTACTCTTCGATACGCTGACAGAGCGAAGAGGATCGTGAATCACGCGGTGGTCAACGAGGATCCGAACGCTAGGATCATACGGGAATTGAGACAGGAAGTGGAAACGTTGAAGGAGATGCTGTTACACGCGACT GGACAAGGTTCGATAGTGGGCCAACAACGCACAGACATCACGGAGAAGCTGTCTGAATCGGAACGATTAATGAAGGAGATGTCTCAAACGTGGGAAGAGAAGCTTGTAAAAACTGAGAGGTTGCAGCACGAAAGGCAGCAAGCCCTGGAGAAAATGGGGATCAGCGTTCAAGCTTCTGGTATCCAAGTGGAGAAGAACAAGTATTACCTCGTCAATCTGAACGACGATCCTAGTTTGAACGAGTTGTTGGTTTACTACCTGAAA GAAAGAACTCTGGTGGGAGGTCGTTCGGCGAAAACCGATCAGGATATTCAATTACACGGATTAGGTATCCTCCCTGAACACTGTGTCATCACGATAGAAGAATCTGGCCTCTACATGACGCCATTAAACGGTGCTAGGTGTTTCGTAAACGGCACCCAGGTGGTGGAGAAAACACCCTTACTACACGGGGACAGGATCGTATGGGGCAATCATCATTTCTTCCGGGTGAACTGTCCGAGAAGTGCAACAG CAATTAACAGCGAGCCTCAAACGCCCGCTCAGAATATTGATTACAACTTTGCCCGAGAAGAATTGATGCTTAACGAGCTGTCGAACGATCCTATTCAAAGAGCCATCGCGAGACTAGAAAAGCAGCACGAGGAAGATAAGCAG GTTGCACTGGAGAAGCAGAGGCAGGAATACGAACGACAGTTTCAACAGCTTCGCAATATTTTATCTCCTTCGACACCGTACTCGCCATATGTACCGTACGACCCACTGAGGGGTAGTCAAAGCGGTAAAATGCACGCTTGCACACCGACCACTCAAATGCGTGTTGAGAAATGGGCGCAGGAGAGGGACGAGATGTTCAAGAGGAGTTTAGGTCAATTAAAAGCTGACATACTGAAGGCGAACGCTTTGGTGCAGGAGGCTAACTTCTTGGCTGAGGAAATGGGAAAACAGACCAAGTTTAGCGTCACTTTACAAATTCCGCCGAATAATTTAAGTCCAAATAGAAAG CGAGGAGCATTCGTCAGCGAGCCAGCGATTCTGGTGAAGAGAATCAACACGGGCAGCCAGGTGTGGACGATGgagaaattagaaaacaaattGGTCGACATGCGGGATATGTACGAGGACAGAAAAGATCCTAATTGTCAACGACCACCTGTCATGAAG GACGAGCTACCGGGGAAAACGCAAGATCCTTTCTACGAGTCACAGGAGAACCATAATCTAATCGGAGTAGCGAATATTTTCTTAGAGGTTCTGTTTCACGACGTACGGTTAGACTATCACACGCCGATAATCAGCCAACAGGGAGAAGTCGCTGGACGACTGCAGGTCGAGATTAGTCGCATATCCGGCCATTTCCCACAGGATCGTATCTGCGAGGCTGCATCGGAATCATCGGCAGACAGTACCTCGTCGGAACCCGAAGATTACTCCGGATCGAGTCACATCACCTGTCGCGTGACCATTAAACAAGCCACCGGTTTACCATTGTCCCTCAGTCATTTTGTGTTTTGTCAGTATATGTTTTATGGACATCCGGAACCAATAGTGGTGCCGGCGGTGGATAACACCGAACAGCTTAATTCCAATTGTCAAATGGGACAGAGAGACTCTTTGGTGTTCAAGTTTGATCACACGACGGATTTTAACGTGCCCATCACGGAAGAGTTCATGGAACACTGTTCTG AAGGGGCCTTAAGCATAGAAGTTTGGGGACACCGAAGCGCCGGTTTCTCGAGAAGCAAACCTGGCTGGGAAGTTGAACAACAATTAGCCAAAGCTAGATCACTGGCTGATAGATGGTCCGAATTAACGAGGAAGATTGAACTGTGGGTAGAGATTCAAGAATTAAATGAACAAGGAGAATATTCACCAGTTGACGTAGTAGTGAAACAAGATATGTGGACAG GGGGTATTTATCAATTACGGCAAGGGCAACAACGGCGAATACAAGTTCGCGTGAAACCAGTACAAAACTCAGGAACATTGCCAATAATTTGTCAGTCGATATTAAACATAGCCGTTGGCAGTGTGTCTGTAAGGAATCGTCTGCAAATTCCATTGGACAGTTATCAAGATGAAGACTTGAGAATATTAAGAGAGAAATGGAGCGAGGCGTTGATGAGAAGGAGACAATACTTGGATCAACAGATACAGAAGCTGATCAACAAACAAG ATAAAACGGAGCAAGATATAGAAAGGGAACAGAGTTTGGTGGATCAGTGGGTCAGTTTGACAGAGGAAAGAAACGCAGTGTTAGTTCCTGCAGCAGGATCAGGAATTCCAGGTGCTCCTGCTGATTGGAATCCTCCTGCAGGCATGGAACCACACATTCCAGTTCTGTTTCTTGATCTCAATG CTGACGACCTCTCAACTCACCAGTCCGGAGAGGAGGTTTCTGTGACAGGGCTGAACTCGATCTTGCCCAAGGAACACGGGAATAAATTTTACAGTTTACCAATAATTCGACACGTAGAAAAGGACGTGTGTGCCATTGCTGCTTGGGACTCCAGTATACACGACAACATACATCTAAACAAAGTTACAGATG cCAACGAGCGAGTGTTCCTGATTCTAAAAACAACGGTACGTCTGTCGCATCCCGCGCCAATGGACCTGGTGCTACGTAAACGATTGGCCTTAAACATATACAAAAGACAGAGCATCACGGACAGAATCTTCAAGAAAATTGTTCGGACAGACTGTTTGACCCAAACTGGCGTCACTTACGAAGTTGTATCTAACATACCAAAGGCGAGCGAAGAACTGGAGGACCGTGAGAGTTTGGCTCAAATAGCAGCGAGCGGTGAAGATAATAGTTTGTGCGATGGCGAAACGTACATTG AAAAATACACACGTGGTGTTTCTGCGGTGGAAAGTATCTTGACTTTAGACCGATTACGACAAAGTGTTGCTGTGAAAGAACTGCTGCAAGCACAAGGGCAACCACTTATGCGCAAGACAGCAAGTGTACCCAACTTCTCGCAGGTACTACTGCCTCTTCGCCGTCTTGGACGCACT ATCATGAGATCCGACACGTCGATGGATTCTTTGAACGTGACACGTTCCGAGAGCGTAACCGATCTCAATACCGAATTAAACGGTTTATTACACTCTCGACGTGCGTCCACGGGTCATACAAGGAACGAGGAGAACTTTGTGTCCACCCCATCGAAGCCATTCGGAATCG GCTCCATTCTGAACTCAG CGAGACCAACTTTCCTGAATCTCAACCTGAATCTCAACTCATTGACACGTCTGCAACAATCCACCTCTGCCAAGT CATCTCCAAATATGGTTGGCAGTAAACTGGCTCTACGAATGACAACTCTCCACGAGGAAACGTCGAACGTTGGAAACCAACTGCCGACGCCTATCAACGACGAGGACGAAGAGAAGAGCGATGCTGATTACTCGGAATACGACTCGTATCAG GCACCGGCGAAACCAGTAAAACCGCTAACTTCTTCACGCACACTGGATTCTCTTGTCGAACTTCAATCGACGAAGATCAACACGCCAAGCATGAGCAGCAGCGGTTACGGTTCCCAAGCTGTGTCGACGACGAACCTCACGTCCGAGGATTCGATCTCCGTGAAATCGATCAGCGTTGACGAAACGCCGGATTTGGAGTATCGGAATCTACTCGAGGGGAAGAAACCGGAACGAATGGACAGCTCTTTGGTGGAGGAAACGCCGGAGGAATACATGGGGGAGGTGACGAACGCTTTGGGTAATCTGAACGTGATGGAGAGCAGTTGTAACGAGG AGCGAACTAGGAAGAACTTGGAAGAAACGGGTGCCTACATGGACGCGGATATGGACAGTCCTGTATCTTCGACGAAAAGCGACAGCGATGCGAATAGCAACTCGACGAATGCAACTGTTCAGAAGAAGGATGCACCGAGTCAGAGTTTAAGCAATCGGAGGAAAAGCGATATGGAAATTAGTCAGACGTCGAATTCCGGTGAAGATAGTCCTTTGGAGGGTAGCTCGGTTGTGCACACAAAATTACCACCGGGAAAG GTGGTGAGACGAAGAAAAGCTTCTGCCAACACAGGAAGGCCTACGAGTTCTCAGCACAGAGCTTCATTCCCTATGGTCCGTCCACAAGTTTCAGAGAGCAAAGCTGCGGCACGACTGGAACAATCAATGCAACCTAGCATGCCCTACGAAAACGGTGATAACAGCTCCTCAGAAAGAATCGATG ACGATGTAAGCGAAAAGAGTTCAACATTTGGTTCGAGACACGACTTGAGCAGAGTCGAGACACTACTACCAGACTGGGTGATAGTTGGTGAATCAGTTTTGGTTCGTCCTTACAGCTATTCAGGTGTAATAGCTTACGTTGGTCCAACAGAATTCGCGTCTGGGACGTGGATAGGAGTGGAACTTGATGCTCCTACTG GTAAAAACGATGGTGCTGTGAACGGCCATAGGTACTTCACGTGTCGACCAAAATGCGGAATATTCGTGAAAGTGGACAAATTAATTCAAGACAAACGAGGCAGAGCACTTAGAAACTACACGTTTACTCTTCCTCAATCTGCACCGATGCGCAGAAGCGTCAGCAGAG GTGAGGGTTTACATTCCTTGCACCGAAGTCGAAGCCGAGGAGAAGGTCTCTCAACAACCGGCACACGATCCTCTCCACGTGGCAAGTAA